Proteins encoded in a region of the Ptychodera flava strain L36383 chromosome 4, AS_Pfla_20210202, whole genome shotgun sequence genome:
- the LOC139130655 gene encoding mediator of RNA polymerase II transcription subunit 7-like — MSGTTESQGVSSLPLPPMQYINKYTEVNVLNGIAPSPPAPVEDGSYSMFGQIFHTDDLIIRPLESQGIKRLHPQVFDHKKELKKLNHSILVNFLDLLDILIMSPGTGKREEKLSDLSLLFIHMHHLINEYRPHQARETLRVMMEVQKRQRLETAERFQKHLDKVVELLQNCITSLPDDMGQLDSKIAAKVEAETTTKLPSEKKDKDRGEHETFSDKDKLMCNLVDSIN, encoded by the coding sequence ATGTCTGGTACAACAGAATCTCAAGGTGTGAGCTCATTGCCATTGCCACCAATGCAGTATATCAACAAGTACACTGAAGTGAATGTGTTAAATGGAATTGCACCTTCTCCACCAGCACCTGTAGAAGATGGCAGTTATTCTATGTTTGGACAAATCTTCCACACTGATGATTTGATTATCAGGCCATTGGAAAGCCAGGGCATAAAGAGACTACATCCTCAAGTCTTTGACCATAAAAAGGAACTAAAAAAGTTGAATCACTCCATATTAGTCAATTTCTTGGACTTACTGGATATTCTCATAATGTCCCCTGGAACTGGAAAGAGAGAAGAGAAATTGTCTGATTTGAGTCTTTTGTTCATCCATATGCATCATTTGATAAATGAATATCGCCCTCACCAGGCAAGAGAAACACTGAGAGTCATGATGGAAGTACAGAAACGACAACGCTTAGAAACTGCTGAGAGGTTTCAGAAACACCTTGACAAGGTTGTAGAATTGTTACAAAACTGTATAACATCTCTGCCAGATGATATGGGACAGTTGGACAGTAAAATTGCTGCTAAGGTTGAAGCTGAAACTACAACTAAACTGCCGTCTGAAAAGAAGGACAAAGACAGAGGTGAACATGAGACATTCTCTGATAAAGATAAACTTATGTGTAATTTAGTGGATTCAATTAACTAG